The following proteins are co-located in the Argopecten irradians isolate NY chromosome 9, Ai_NY, whole genome shotgun sequence genome:
- the LOC138330918 gene encoding perlucin-like, with amino-acid sequence MKTVRKIVVLWLLCFTIQIQLIQGCRSGWIQHGDSCYLLSKDAESWGDASIICITLLSRLAAVESADENNFLKAEAQRLHAQGYWIDGTDVEVENVWRWTASGDKISYLNWGGQEPNAGESGNCLALWRDFGYQWADESCHAARNFICEMRADVDANYQVVG; translated from the exons ATGAAAACTGTCCGGAAGATCGTGGTTCTCTGGCTGTTGTGCTTCACTATACAAATTCAATTAATACAAG GATGCAGAAGCGGCTGGATACAGCATGGCGATTCCTGCTACCTTCTGTCAAAAGATGCAGAATCTTGGGGAGATGCATCG ATCATTTGTATCACTCTACTTAGCCGTCTGGCAGCTGTTGAATCTGCTGACGAAAACAACTTCCTAAAGGCAGAAGCACAACGTTTACATGCTC AGGGATACTGGATTGATGGCACGGACGTGGAGGTGGAAAATGTTTGGCGTTGGACCGCTTCAGGAGACAAAATCAGCTATTTGAACTGGGGAGGTCAAGAACCTAACGCTGGAGAATCAGGGAACTGTTTGGCTTTGTGGCGAGATTTCGGATATCAATGGGCTGACGAATCATGCCATGCCGCGCGGAATTTCATTTGCGAAATGAG GGCCGATGTCGACGCCAATTACCAAGTCGTCGGATAA